The following are encoded in a window of Legionella geestiana genomic DNA:
- a CDS encoding 3-deoxy-manno-octulosonate cytidylyltransferase, translating into MKTLIVIPARFGSTRLPGKPLVMIGGQSMLSRVVQLCQEAASGLKDVSIVVATDDRRIGEHCDLLGVEWQMTAKEARSGTDRVAEVVRSRADSDDFILNMQGDAPLTPPDFLRAMMDTFAEHPTDAVTPVVQLSWDELDTLRENKRTTPFSGTTAVFDVTGRALWFSKTIIPAIREEAALREASSMSPVFRHIGLYGFARKTLLEYVNLPESPYEKLEGLEQLRLLENCYTLRCVPVDYKGRPGMSGVDSPDDVQRAQALLQSASVRKENS; encoded by the coding sequence ATGAAAACGCTGATTGTCATTCCCGCGCGCTTTGGTTCAACCCGACTGCCAGGCAAGCCGCTCGTGATGATTGGCGGCCAAAGCATGCTGTCTCGGGTCGTGCAACTTTGCCAGGAAGCGGCAAGCGGGCTTAAGGATGTCTCAATAGTTGTGGCAACCGATGACAGGCGCATCGGTGAGCATTGCGACCTTCTTGGCGTGGAATGGCAAATGACCGCCAAAGAGGCCCGAAGCGGCACGGACCGGGTCGCTGAGGTGGTCAGAAGTCGCGCCGACTCCGATGATTTTATCCTGAATATGCAGGGAGACGCCCCCCTGACGCCGCCTGATTTTCTGCGTGCAATGATGGATACGTTTGCCGAACATCCGACCGATGCCGTCACGCCCGTGGTACAGCTAAGCTGGGATGAGCTGGATACCCTGCGCGAAAATAAGCGCACCACCCCTTTTAGCGGTACGACTGCGGTATTTGATGTAACCGGGCGCGCCTTATGGTTCAGCAAAACGATAATTCCCGCCATCCGCGAGGAAGCGGCGCTGCGGGAGGCATCGTCCATGAGTCCTGTGTTTCGGCATATTGGTCTTTATGGCTTTGCACGAAAGACGCTCCTTGAGTATGTGAATCTGCCCGAAAGCCCCTATGAAAAGCTGGAGGGGCTTGAACAGCTTCGCCTGCTTGAAAACTGTTATACGCTGCGCTGCGTCCCGGTTGATTATAAGGGACGCCCCGGCATGTCAGGCGTTGACAGCCCGGATGATGTACAACGCGCACAAGCGCTTTTACAATCCGCCTCCGTTCGCAAAGAGAATTCCTGA
- a CDS encoding tRNA-binding protein, whose protein sequence is MVIGYDVFEQVDLRSGTIVRAERFERARKPAYKIWADFGEVIGILQTSAQVTHHYTPESLVGRQIMGCVNLGEKNIAGFVSQFLLVGFSDAEGHVCLAGVNPPVPNGQKLH, encoded by the coding sequence ATGGTTATCGGATATGATGTCTTTGAGCAGGTTGATTTGCGTTCTGGCACCATAGTGCGTGCAGAACGTTTTGAGCGGGCGCGAAAACCCGCTTATAAAATCTGGGCGGATTTCGGAGAAGTCATCGGTATTTTGCAGACTTCAGCACAGGTAACACATCACTATACACCTGAGTCACTGGTTGGTCGCCAGATAATGGGCTGCGTGAATCTTGGAGAGAAAAACATCGCCGGCTTTGTTTCCCAGTTTCTACTGGTAGGCTTTAGTGATGCAGAGGGGCATGTGTGCCTTGCCGGAGTAAATCCACCAGTTCCAAATGGTCAAAAGCTGCACTAG
- a CDS encoding response regulator — protein sequence MDSTVIGDDAGQRDALLKYYRDIITCLPNYVYIVDANCQLTEANTEVLKLLGVRNVAALSGSFYARLTTHSCFSEERIARLHQDDINALLEGRRVSNEQEAPFVDRDGNILYFSSIRTPIRNAEGVVIALVVVLVDINAQKALAQHLEELALQKKRMNGEARTHALPPSVYRDPQKPPKVLIIEDNEMALKAVRATLLQLDCIVDTADSAHAAAAQFKPGKYDFVLMDIGFEDNSGYVIAKNLRKIEEGTNYHVPIIALTGFDAEIVREDCLYYSMEGAITKPLSALQAKQIIGHYVYNRENLIEGLKN from the coding sequence ATGGACTCCACCGTTATCGGGGATGATGCAGGCCAGAGGGATGCCTTACTGAAGTATTACCGCGATATCATTACGTGCCTGCCCAATTATGTGTACATTGTGGATGCGAATTGCCAGCTCACGGAAGCCAATACCGAGGTATTAAAGCTTCTGGGCGTCAGGAACGTGGCAGCTCTCAGCGGCAGTTTTTACGCGCGCCTCACTACTCACTCCTGCTTTTCCGAAGAGCGCATTGCAAGACTGCATCAGGACGATATTAATGCCCTTCTCGAAGGCAGGCGGGTCAGCAATGAGCAGGAAGCGCCCTTTGTTGACCGCGATGGCAATATCCTCTATTTCTCCTCCATCCGCACGCCCATTCGTAATGCAGAAGGCGTTGTGATTGCGCTTGTGGTTGTGCTCGTTGATATCAATGCGCAAAAAGCACTGGCGCAGCACCTTGAAGAACTGGCTTTGCAAAAAAAACGCATGAACGGTGAAGCACGCACACACGCCTTACCGCCTTCCGTGTATCGCGATCCGCAAAAACCGCCGAAAGTTCTCATCATCGAAGACAATGAAATGGCGCTTAAAGCGGTTCGGGCTACCCTCCTTCAGCTTGACTGTATTGTTGACACCGCAGATTCAGCACATGCTGCCGCGGCACAGTTTAAGCCCGGAAAATACGATTTTGTATTAATGGACATTGGCTTTGAGGACAATTCCGGGTACGTGATTGCTAAAAATCTGCGCAAAATTGAAGAAGGCACTAATTACCACGTGCCTATCATCGCGCTGACGGGCTTTGATGCGGAAATTGTCCGTGAAGACTGCCTCTACTATTCGATGGAAGGCGCCATCACGAAGCCGCTCAGCGCGCTGCAGGCAAAGCAAATCATCGGCCATTATGTCTATAACCGCGAAAACCTTATTGAAGGGTTAAAAAATTAG
- a CDS encoding S41 family peptidase, producing the protein MHMIPKCQSALATSLLTVTLVFSPHAFAAAADEGAGRIPMEDVQRFSNALGQIKKYYVKPTSDKQLFDSAIRGMLNGLDPHSSYLDEEAFKELQTATSGEFGGLGLEVTMEDGVVKVVTPLVDTPAFKAGIKSGDYIIKLGNKPVQGMTLQDAVNLMRGKSGSTVDLTILRKGESKPLQFTLVREVIQVKSVKSELLDNQYGYIRLSQFQANTGKDMEKAIAQLRQQAGGHLKGMVLDLRNNPGGLLDTAIEVSDAFLDTDKKGKQEMIVYTEGRLPGSKFTAYANPGDMLEKAPLIVLINNGSASASEIVAGALKDNKRAIILGTQSFGKGSVQTILPLDDKRAIKLTTALYYTPSGVSIQARGITPDIVVEELAIPKAASKNPLSGFTEADLSGHLVTKASPEAEKAAKTSQEDNSLLHQDYQLYAALTILKGLAVAQK; encoded by the coding sequence ATGCACATGATTCCAAAATGCCAGAGTGCGCTTGCCACCAGTCTGCTGACCGTAACCCTGGTGTTTTCTCCTCACGCTTTTGCCGCCGCAGCAGATGAAGGCGCGGGACGCATCCCGATGGAGGATGTACAGCGTTTTTCCAATGCGCTTGGGCAAATCAAGAAGTATTATGTGAAACCAACCAGCGACAAGCAACTCTTTGACAGCGCCATTCGCGGCATGCTCAATGGCCTCGACCCTCACTCGTCCTATCTGGATGAAGAAGCCTTTAAAGAACTGCAAACGGCCACAAGCGGCGAGTTTGGAGGTCTTGGTCTTGAGGTCACCATGGAAGACGGCGTGGTCAAGGTGGTCACCCCACTGGTGGACACACCGGCCTTCAAGGCAGGCATAAAATCCGGCGACTACATCATCAAACTTGGCAACAAACCGGTACAGGGCATGACCCTCCAGGATGCGGTCAATCTCATGCGCGGCAAATCCGGCTCGACAGTGGATTTGACCATTCTTCGCAAAGGAGAGAGCAAGCCGCTGCAGTTTACGCTGGTACGGGAAGTCATTCAGGTCAAGAGCGTGAAAAGTGAACTGTTGGACAACCAGTATGGCTATATTCGCCTGAGCCAGTTCCAGGCCAACACCGGTAAGGACATGGAAAAAGCCATCGCTCAACTGCGCCAGCAGGCAGGCGGTCACCTGAAAGGCATGGTGCTTGACCTTCGCAACAACCCGGGCGGCCTGCTGGATACGGCCATTGAAGTTTCTGATGCCTTCCTTGATACCGACAAAAAAGGCAAGCAGGAAATGATTGTCTACACCGAAGGCAGACTGCCAGGCTCAAAATTCACGGCCTACGCCAACCCTGGCGACATGCTGGAGAAAGCGCCTCTCATCGTACTTATCAACAATGGCTCTGCTTCGGCGTCTGAAATTGTCGCGGGCGCTCTGAAGGACAACAAACGCGCCATCATTCTTGGTACCCAGAGTTTCGGAAAGGGGTCTGTACAAACCATCCTGCCACTTGATGACAAACGCGCCATCAAACTGACAACGGCTCTTTACTACACGCCATCAGGGGTTTCCATCCAGGCACGCGGTATTACACCGGATATCGTGGTTGAGGAGCTTGCCATTCCTAAAGCTGCTTCTAAAAACCCGCTTTCAGGTTTTACTGAAGCCGATTTGAGCGGCCACCTGGTCACAAAGGCAAGCCCCGAAGCCGAAAAAGCGGCCAAAACCTCTCAGGAAGATAATTCACTGCTGCATCAGGACTATCAGCTTTATGCCGCCCTCACCATTCTGAAGGGGCTCGCAGTCGCACAAAAATAA
- a CDS encoding murein hydrolase activator EnvC family protein: protein MRAWLFAAFLGVTLPVMGGGQTVNETKTRLQALERQINSLTQTLNTTKGQRQSLNAELAATDRQITASLSRLKALEREAATRAARIDALRKSIAQQNSTLEAHLQQVRLHLKARHRLGTSQPLKWLLNAEDPGRFARLMAYYHHLLKAREQSIQETRTARMRLQAQEKDLTDTLRLQQVQKSEMERRRQVLELERQKRQVVLAALEKDIAAKGSKLQEFQKNRENLSRLLATLSRQSSQRPATGKPLLVMNGKLPLPVKVARSAMANTYQGVTLFAAEGQPVTAVSSGKVVFSDWLNGYGMLIIIDHGHGFMTLYGHNKLLYRHRGEHVQTGDTIAAVGHTGGLQKNGLYFEVRKYGKAIPPLKWLS, encoded by the coding sequence ATGAGAGCATGGCTCTTTGCAGCCTTTCTTGGCGTGACGCTGCCGGTAATGGGTGGCGGGCAGACTGTCAACGAGACGAAAACCCGGCTGCAGGCGCTGGAGCGGCAAATCAACTCGCTGACACAAACCCTCAACACAACCAAAGGCCAGCGCCAGAGTCTGAACGCAGAACTTGCCGCCACTGACCGCCAGATAACGGCAAGCCTCTCGCGCCTTAAAGCGCTGGAGCGCGAAGCGGCAACCCGCGCCGCCCGCATTGACGCGCTTAGAAAAAGCATCGCTCAACAAAACAGCACGCTTGAGGCCCATCTGCAGCAGGTGCGTCTGCACCTGAAAGCACGCCATCGACTGGGCACATCACAACCGCTTAAATGGCTTTTAAATGCCGAAGACCCGGGTCGTTTCGCACGCCTAATGGCCTATTACCACCATCTTTTGAAGGCACGCGAGCAGTCCATACAAGAAACCCGTACAGCACGTATGCGCTTGCAGGCACAGGAAAAAGATCTTACAGATACCCTGCGATTGCAGCAGGTGCAAAAGAGTGAGATGGAGCGCCGCCGCCAGGTGCTGGAGCTTGAACGTCAAAAGCGGCAGGTCGTGCTTGCAGCTCTCGAAAAAGACATTGCCGCCAAGGGTTCCAAGCTGCAGGAATTTCAAAAAAACCGCGAAAACCTGAGCCGCCTGCTTGCTACACTCAGCCGCCAGAGCAGCCAAAGACCGGCAACAGGCAAGCCCCTGCTCGTCATGAACGGCAAGTTGCCACTGCCGGTTAAAGTGGCTCGCAGTGCCATGGCGAATACCTATCAGGGCGTAACACTTTTTGCCGCCGAGGGGCAACCGGTCACTGCCGTTTCTTCAGGCAAAGTGGTTTTCAGCGACTGGTTAAACGGATATGGGATGCTGATTATTATCGATCACGGTCACGGCTTCATGACACTTTATGGCCACAATAAACTGCTCTACCGTCATCGGGGAGAACACGTGCAGACGGGTGACACCATTGCCGCCGTTGGCCATACAGGAGGGCTGCAAAAGAACGGTCTATACTTTGAAGTAAGAAAATACGGGAAGGCAATACCGCCACTCAAATGGTTGTCCTGA